One genomic window of Stigmatopora nigra isolate UIUO_SnigA chromosome 13, RoL_Snig_1.1, whole genome shotgun sequence includes the following:
- the emx1 gene encoding homeobox protein EMX1 — protein MFAPAGKRCFTIESLVAKENPLQADEPLRPTALSYAGPDASLMGGYQGSSAAHAPVPGPGPTAAAAAAAAAAAAAAALARSLYPNPAELVFPESVNHPPPPPLSTSAGASAHSHPHPHSHPHGQQHHGAHQNQHLQHLQHHHAHFFGSAQHREPLHFYPWVLRNRFFGHRFQGHEVSQDGLLLHGPFARKPKRIRTAFSPSQLLRLERAFEKNHYVVGAERKQLAGGLSLSETQVKVWFQNRRTKYKRQKLEEDGPESQQKKKGSHHINRWRVATKQNASEDIDVVTSED, from the exons ATGTTCGCACCAGCCGGGAAGCGCTGCTTCACCATCGAATCCCTAGTGGCCAAGGAGAACCCGCTCCAAGCCGACGAACCTCTCCGACCGACGGCTCTCAGCTACGCCGGGCCGGACGCTTCGCTCATGGGCGGCTACCAAGGCTCGTCGGCCGCTCACGCACCGGTCCCCGGTCCGGGTCCGACTGCGGCCGCCGCAGCGGcagcagccgccgccgccgctgccgccgcttTGGCCCGCTCGCTCTACCCGAACCCGGCCGAGCTGGTGTTCCCGGAGTCGGTGAAccacccgccgccgccgccgctgagCACGAGCGCCGGGGCGAGCGCGCACTCGCACCCGCATCCCCACTCGCACCCTCACGGGCAGCAGCACCACGGGGCGCATCAGAACCAGCACTTGCAGCACCTCCAGCACCACCACGCGCACTTCTTTGGCTCGGCGCAACACCGAGAGCCGCTTCATTTTTACCCCTGGGTGCTTCGGAATCGGTTTTTTGGACACAGATTTCAAG GTCACGAGGTATCCCAGGACGGCCTGCTCCTCCACGGCCCGTTCGCTCGGAAGCCCAAACGGATCCGAACTGCCTTTTCGCCATCGCAGCTGCTGCGTTTAGAACGGGCCTTCGAGAAGAACCATTATGTGGTGGGCGCCGAGCGGAAGCAACTGGCCGGAGGCCTCAGTCTGTCCGAAACGCAG GTGAAGGTGTGGTTCCAGAACCGGAGGACCAAGTACAAACggcaaaaactggaagaggacggACCAGAGTCCCAGCAGAAAAAGAAGGGCAGCCACCACATCAACCGATGGCGCGTGGCCACCAAGCAAAACGCCTCCGAGGACATCGACGTGGTCACCTCCGAGGACTGA
- the rab11fip5a gene encoding uncharacterized protein rab11fip5a gives MEQQQPWVPTHVQVTVLRGRALRGKGKHGTSDAYVVVQLAKDKYSTCVADKTTEPEWREECCFELQPGVLEEADAGPGTGSGPELLLTVMHRAHIGLDVFLGRALIQLGEIFHESRGVKNQWYRLNSKTGKKEKERGDIQVSVQFTRNNLTASMYDLVMKDKGGAASTFSKLKERMRGKRRSVEDAAANAAVPSPSPSAPPTPPTPALGPPRRRLPSDGGGEEDYEDDEGGEIRRSKMRTFFLRGKLRKSSDTRSSTSLGSESSESSSRGGSLSPTAGISVVVSDLSDSPSNSSDLTVDSPERTENPSPKLSPSRPDSIEERTKELTAAVPKQPTPPPPPPRGGVPATPQKTLPLSASLQNLGPRATADPLHGTVGDGRRWSFDEAGEEESAAIAAAMEKNGPVVEAKPSLSAPPGMEPALSPLHHSNPFCPSPPGDPFSSHDPFSDWPEPFSGSLPPPLPFLSDARPPIEELFPEATRRTPEDFPDAAGEKTPLDRKSSNPFAPPREPGEEWDASFKEFAAHRLQEPKDQTSSVHRRDGSGHEASDSPSLKGFSFSSLDPIPEDDGTEYPEWQRVDGSAEVAPAYPESVASSGIGTSVEDDFLSGRSSYSASGKFSAGSVDKSEARGSSPGLETAASLKSFSSTDEFSTEDQQSEDTEWWDSDGSTVFTPPPTSATGLETTEPDLQPESKFFRCSDAENQDDPRGESSPQESLGVSTSSPRTFSGVQDHHSESLPDPDQSGDPSHVETEASSTGSPWFYPLPETVTDTNERGLPVRDDRSSEGLPEPDLFPEPFQGSQVSVLNSPVEAPPPQLPGKTPNTASFRENIDVTFHQNQDQETLASENIFGETGTILGFFPYPNNHTGGSDALNPGSTLSEVFLVTSPDRYQESFRYDEKDLPPELPKISQSTRDFLQSLDSKLQYHQNSQEKIYLEDSSFGGALGEYLEPASTFAIPQGSSDDPKPPVWSFLGTADPRHAAPATDFDPIPVRLHQFSALDQVPPKGPPPRPPRTPDWSSPLTEDVSDLRLTDDESSEGLSDSDPNPVGPRDFAAFDPYAVQNLHGLSQDDWGASQSQVSTLPANWTLRGDALPPFPEFANPLSRDLKPPDWLSPPTEDFSGLLDPPWDHSSPKVLPDSPPNLAGDDPTKEFSKRPPPPRLPKIFQRTTSVPVGLQAVLLPGEDLEGSRLVRRSKPALQRTQSASTLTSDWDKGLPPSFWKESWTFPTSSSRSASPSLSTASAPLLSRRDSRLPSPLSPGSALSVPSGAPNLQDMGRRQDIQQELSPHPVRPLSSLEKIKSSFHAGKIAHSGEKMLTEGAGSYYHLSHKDLVGLVVRREAELERQKSQFERQRALLAKREVELRRLKPQVRDLEDYIDTLLVRIMEQKPTLLQVRSRLK, from the exons ATGGAGCAGCAGCAGCCATGGGTGCCCACGCACGTCCAGGTGACGGTGCTCCGAGGTCGGGCTCTCCGGGGAAAAGGCAAGCACGGCACCAGCGACGCCTACGTCGTCGTCCAACTGGCCAAGGACAAGTACTCCACCTGCGTGGCGGACAAAACCACCGAGCCCGAATGGCGTGAGGAGTGCTGCTTTGAGTTACAACCGGGCGTCCTGGAGGAGGCGGACGCAGGCCCCGGCACCGGTTCCGGACCCGAGCTGCTCCTCACCGTCATGCACCGGGCCCACATCGGCCTCGACGTCTTCCTGGGCCGGGCACTCATCCAGCTCGGAGAGATCTTCCACGAGAGCCGCGGCGTCAAAAACCA gtggTACCGTCTAAACTCCAAGACTGGCAAAAAGGAGAAAGAGCGCGGCGACATCCAAGTCAGCGTGCAGTTCACCCGCAACAACTTGACGGCCAGCATGTACGACCTGGTCATGAAAGACAAAGGGGGCGCCGCTTCCACCTTCAGCAAACTCAAAGAGCGCATGCGGGGCAAACGGCGTTCCGTCGAGGACgccgccgccaacgccgccgTCCCTTCCCCGTCGCCCTCCGCGCCCCCCACGCCGCCGACGCCGGCGCTGGGGCccccccgccgccgcctccccagcgacggcggcggcgaggagGACTACGAGGACGACGAGGGCGGCGAGATCCGCCGTAGCAAGATGCGCACCTTCTTCCTGCGCGGCAAGCTGAGGAAGTCGTCGGACACGCGCTCCAGCACCTCGCTGGGCTCGGAGAGCAGCGAGTCGTCGTCGCGGGGGGGCAGCCTCAGCCCCACCGCCGGCATCAGCGTGGTGGTCTCCGACCTCTCCGATTCGCCCAGCAACAGCAGCGACCTGACCGTGGACAGTCCGG aGCGCACCGAAAACCCATCACCCAAATTGTCCCCCTCGCGCCCCGATTCGATCGAGGAGAGAACCAAGGAACTCACCGCAGCCGTGCCTAAGCAGCCAACGCcacccccgccgccgcccaggGGCGGGGTTCCGGCGACCCCACAGAAGACCCTTCCGCTGTCGGCGTCCTTGCAGAACCTGGGCCCGCGGGCCACCGCCGACCCCCTGCACGGCACGGTGGGCGACGGGCGTCGGTGGTCTTTCGACGAGGCCGGCGAGGAGGAGagcgccgccatcgccgccgccaTGGAGAAAAACGGCCCCGTCGTCGAGGCTAAACCCAG CCTGTCGGCGCCTCCCGGAATGGAGCCCGCCCTTTCCCCGTTGCACCACTCTAACCCCTTCTGTCCGTCCCCGCCCGGCGACCCTTTCTCCTCGCACGATCCCTTCTCCGATTGGCCGGAGCCGTTCTCCGGTTCTCTCCCGCCCCCTTTACCCTTCCTTTCCGACGCTCGCCCTCCCATCGAGGAACTGTTCCCCGAGGCGACTCGCCGGACCCCGGAAGACTTCCCCGACGCCGCGGGAGAGAAGACGCCTCTGGACCGGAAGTCCTCCAACCCTTTTGCGCCCCCTAGGGAACCCGGCGAAGAATGGGACGCGTCCTTTAAGGAATTTGCGGCCCATAGGCTCCAAGAACCCAAAGACCAAACGTCTAGCGTCCACAGAAGAGACGGTAGCGGCCATGAAGCTAGCGATTCCCCGAGTCTTAAAGGTTTTAGTTTCAGTTCTCTGGACCCGATCCCAGAAGATGACGGTACCGAGTACCCGGAATGGCAACGGGTGGACGGTTCCGCCGAGGTGGCTCCCGCCTACCCAGAGTCCGTGGCCTCTTCGGGGATCGGTACGTCGGTGGAAGACGATTTCCTCTCCGGCAGGTCTTCGTATTCGGCGTCGGGGAAGTTCTCCGCGGGTTCCGTGGACAAAAGCGAGGCGCGAGGTTCTTCTCCGGGCTTGGAGACGGCGGCCAGTCTCAAGAGTTTTAGTTCTACGGACGAGTTCTCCACCGAAGACCAACAAAGTGAAGATACGGAATGGTGGGATTCCGATGGCTCCACGGTCTTCACGCCCCCGCCCACTTCGGCGACCGGTCTCGAGACCACGGAACCGGACCTTCAGCCCGAGTCCAAGTTCTTCCGGTGTTCCGATGCCGAGAACCAGGATGACCCTCGAGGTGAATCTAGTCCACAAGAATCTCTTGGTGTCAGCACCTCCTCCCCGAGGACTTTTTCAGGCGTACAGGACCATCACTCGGAGTCCCTCCCAGATCCGGACCAGAGCGGCGACCCCTCCCACGTGGAAACCGAAGCCTCTTCAACGGGATCTCCCTGGTTCTACCCGCTTCCGGAAACTGTAACCGATACAAACGAAAGGGGTTTGCCAGTGAGGGATGACCGAAGTTCTGAAGGTCTTCCTGAACCAGACTTGTTTCCCGAGCCCTTTCAAGGGAGTCAGGTGTCCGTCCTCAACTCCCCGGTggaagctcctcccccacaaCTTCCAGGGAAAACTCCAAACACGGCAAGCTTTCGGGAAAACATTGACGTAACCTTCCACCAAAACCAGGACCAGGAGACATTGGCCTCAGAAAACATCTTTGGAGAAACAGGAACCATCCTGGGATTTTTCCCGTATCCAAACAACCACACTGGCGGATCTGATGCCCTTAATCCAGGTTCCACATTATCCGAAGTCTTCCTGGTGACTTCTCCAGACCGCTACCAGGAGTCCTTTAGGTATGATGAGAAAGATCTTCCACCAGAACTCCCCAAAATATCTCAGAGCACCAGGGACTTCCTCCAAAGCCTCGACAGCAAATTGCAGTACCACCAAAACTCCCAGGAGAAGATATACTTGGAGGACTCTAGCTTTGGTGGGGCGCTAGGAGAGTATCTGGAACCGGCTTCAACGTTTGCCATTCCACAAGGTTCTTCCGATGACCCCAAGCCACCTGTTTGGTCTTTTCTGGGTACGGCGGACCCCCGGCATGCCGCTCCTGCCACAGATTTTGACCCAATCCCCGTCAGACTCCATCAGTTCTCCGCTCTGGACCAAGTACCACCAAAAGGCCCTCCACCGAGACCTCCTAGAACACCCGATTGGTCGTCCCCGCTCACCGAGGACGTGTCAGATCTTCGTCTGACGGATGACGAGAGTTCCGAAGGTCTCTCGGACTCGGATCCGAACCCCGTTGGACCTCGGGACTTTGCGGCTTTTGACCCATACGCGGTCCAAAACCTACATGGTCTCTCCCAAGATGATTGGGGTGCATCCCAGTCCCAAGTGAGCACCCTCCCGGCCAACTGGACCCTCCGTGGAGACGCCTTACCTCCCTTCCCGGAGTTTGCCAACCCTCTTTCCCGGGACCTCAAACCCCCCGATTGGTTGTCTCCTCCAACCGAGGACTTTTCAGGTCTTCTGGACCCACCCTGGGACCACAGTAGTCCCAAAGTTCTCCCAGATTCCCCTCCGAACTTGGCCGGAGACGATCCGACGAAGGAGTTCTCCAAACGTCCTCCGCCGCCACGACTCCCTAAAATCTTCCAGAGAACCACGAGCGTTCCGGTGGGTCTCCAGGCGGTCTTGCTCCCCGGTGAGGACCTCGAGGGTTCTCGGCTTGTCCGCCGTTCCAAGCCGGCGCTGCAGCGCACCCAGTCTGCCAGTACTTTGACCTCGGACTGGGACAAGGGCCTTCCTCCCAGCTTCTGGAAGGAGTCGTGGACCTTTCCGACCAGTTCCTCACGTTCCGCCTCCCCTTCTCTTTCCACCGCCTCCGCCCCCCTGTTAAGCCGGCGGGATAGCCGCCTCCCCTCACCGCTTTCTCCAGGCTCCGCCCTTTCCGTTCCTTCTGGAGCCCCAAATCTTCAGGACATGGGACGGCGGCAGGACATCCAGCAGGAGCTCAG cccCCACCCGGTGCGTCCCCTGAGCAGCCTGGAGAAGATCAAATCCAGCTTCCACGCCGGCAAAATCGCCCACTCCGGAGAAAAG atGTTGACGGAGGGGGCGGGCTCGTACTACCACCTGAGCCACAAGGATCTGGTGGGCCTGGTGGTCCGGCGCGAGGCCGAACTGGAGCGTCAGAAAAGCCAGTTCGAACGCCAGCGCGCCCTGCTGGCCAAGCGCGAGGTGGAGCTGCGGCGGCTGAAGCCGCAGGTTCGAGACCTGGAGGACTACATCGACACGCTTCTGGTGCGCATCATGGAGCAGAAGCCCACCCTCCTGCAGGTGCGATCTCGACTCAAATGA